A region from the Drosophila takahashii strain IR98-3 E-12201 chromosome 2L, DtakHiC1v2, whole genome shotgun sequence genome encodes:
- the FASN1 gene encoding fatty acid synthase, with the protein MPARFAEEVITAEPAQRAAPQLDLGGSHYVPRQQQLNDEIAITGFSGRLPESSTIEEFKQNLFDGVDMVNDDPRRWEKGLYGLPERIGKLKDADLENFDQQFFGVHQKQAECMDPLLRMLLELTHEAIIDAGLNPSELRGSRTGVYIGVSTSETEQHWCSDADRVNGYGLTGCARAMFANRISFTFDFKGPSYSIDTACSSSLYALEQAFSDMRQGKIDNALVAGAGLILKPTMSLQFKRLNMLSPDGSCKAFDESGNGYVRSDGCVVLLLQRTSAARRVYASILNVRTNTDGFKEQGITYPIGKMQNRLIRETYEEIGLNPADVVYVEAHGTGTKVGDPQEVNSITDFFCKNPRPSPLLIGSVKSNMGHSEPASGVCSVAKILIAMEEGVIPGNLHYNKPNPDLYGLVDGRLKVVDKNLPWNGGIIGLNSFGFGGANAHVILKSNPKPKALTPKDGALKVVLASGRTFEAVEQLLESASNNADDDEYLQLINDIHSKAIPNHFFRGYGVVSSKGSHQREVIESSDEKRPIWYIYSGMGSQWASMGKDLMKIEAFAKSIQRCADVLKPEGVDLIEVLTRSTDKSFENILNSFISIAAMQVALTDLLSSLGIHPDGIVGHSVGELGCAYADGCFTPEQTVLAAYWRGKSILDTQLAKGKMAAVGLSWEEAHSRVPSDCFPVCHNSEDNCTISGPEESIEALVAKLNAEGVFAKAVNSSGYAFHSKYIAEAGPKLRKSLEKIIPNAKNRTARWISTSIPESAWNTPVAKQSSAAYHVNNLLSPVLFHEALQHVPKNAISVEIAPHGLLQAILKRALGPEATNLSLVKRGHENNVEFILANVGKLFAAGAQPQVLNLVRPISYPVGRGTPMLNSKVGWDHTQKWFVAKFGKETSSGETIVEVDLSKEDDAFLAGHTIDGRILFPATGYMTLAWQTFAKMRGSEFHKTPVVMENLVFHRATILNKNAVVKFGINFFDGTGAFEICESGSLAVSGRISIPESIDNEELPLEAQTPSAVAKELVTNDVYKELRLRGYDYAGIFRGITRSDTVASTGRLQWVDNWISFMDTMLQFSILSKNLRELYLPTRIERAVINPAKHLELLSGLTKEEQLESGLPVQWYSDINVIKSGGVELRGLKANLAQRRPGTQAPPTVERYQFVPNNNAADLHENSEKARLHALDVAIQLIIENSSGAVKLKGVELANGRNPDVLVANRLLQIIEGEPVLTGDVAVVTSNGNEETITAALGDSGVRVVSKDVLKEPVEQNCHFVFGIDVLSRPDTKTLENSIASLRENGFLILEETLQTYNKTGRSLLAKFGYVAVQEQSLGATRVLVLARKSVDLKTRKSVVVIATEQNFDWVEDLKSALATANNEEQYVYVVCQGEELFGAVGLMTCIKNENGGKLARLVFVQDAKAEKFSLSSKLYQQQLEKDLISNVLKNGAWGTFRHLKLETQQATLQVEHAYVNALVKGDLASLKWIEAAQADTAATIDKNLETCTVYYAPINFRDVMLTSGKLAADALPGDLAEQDCVLGLEFAGRDTQGRRVMAMVPAKSLATTCVASKRMMWQIPEKWTMEEASTVPCVYSTVYYALVVRGQMKKGEKILIHAGSGGVGQAAISVALAHGLTVFTTVGSKEKREFLLKRFPKLQERNIGNSRDTSFEQLVLRETKGRGVDLVLNSLSEEKLQASIRCLGLNGRFLEIGKFDLSNNSPLGMSVFLKNTSFHGILLDSVMEGEEEMQNQVVSLVAEGIKSGAVVPLPTSVFNDQQVEQAFRFMASGKHIGKVVIKVRDEEAGKKALQPKARLINAIPRTYMHPEKSYILVGGLGGFGLELTNWLVTRGARYIVLTSRSGVKTGYQGLMIRRWQERGVKVVIDTSDVTTAAGAKKLLENSNKLALVGGIFNLAAVLRDALIEDQTAKDFKTVADPKVTATKYLDQYSRSICTELDYFICFSSVSCGRGNIGQTNYGLANSAMERICEQRQVSGFPGTAIQWGAIGDTGLVLENLGDNDTVIGGTLPQRMPSCLQTIDLFLQQPHPVVASMVVAEKRKSDQSAGVSLIATIANILGLRDTKNIQDGASLADLGMDSLMSAEIKQTLERNFDIVLSAQEIRQLTFGALKAMDGGAEVKPAAAAPAAAAAASGTDTAISSGGSSRTASPMGDGTQVVFTTALIPTKAIVQLETKAPENTKQSPIFFISPIEGFASALEPLAKRLEVPAYGLQFTEDVPYDSVESAAKFFIKQLRTVQPKGPYKLAGYSFGCLLTYVMAGILEETNEVANVIMLDGAPTYVNWYTSSFKQRYTDGSNRDNDNQSYGLAYFGIVLANIDYKALVRLLLVIPTWEEKLERFAELISNEITQPAETIKKSATLFYKKLELADGYVPSLKLKTSVTLVKPTDNSAKLDEDYRLKEVCTKPVEVHTVVGNHRTFLIEDQSLKTIQSILKRLFN; encoded by the exons GTCTCTATGGACTGCCCGAGAGGATCGGCAAGCTGAAGGACGCCGATCTGGAGAACTTCGACCAGCAGTTCTTCGGTGTGCACCAAAAGCAGGCCGAGTGCATGGACCCCCTGCTGCGCATGCTGCTCGAGCTGACCCACGAGGCGATCATTGATGCCGGCCTGAATCCCAGCGAGCTGCGTGGCTCCCGTACTGGAGTCTACATTGGTGTGTCCACCTCCGAGACGGAGCAGCACTGGTGCAGCGATGCCGACCGGGTGAACGGCTACGGCTTGACGGGATGTGCTCGTGCCATGTTCGCCAACCGCATCTCCTTCACCTTCGACTTCAAGGGACCCAGCTACAGCATCGACACCGCCTGCTCCAGTTCGCTGTACGCTTTGGAACAGGCCTTCTCCGACATGCGCCAGGGAAAGATCGACAATGCTTTGGTCGCGGGAGCTGGCCTGATCCTCAAGCCCACCATGTCGCTGCAGTTCAAGCGGCTGAACATGTTGAGCCCGGATGGCAGCTGCAAGGCCTTCGATGAATCCGGCAACGGATACGTCCGTTCCGACGGCTGTGTGGTGCTCCTCCTGCAGCGCACCTCAGCTGCCAGGCGTGTCTATGCCTCCATCTTGAATGTGCGCACCAATACGGATGGCTTCAAGGAGCAGGGCATTACGTATCCCATTGGCAAGATGCAGAACCGTTTGATTCGCGAGACCTACGAGGAGATTGGCCTCAACCCGGCCGATGTGGTCTACGTGGAGGCCCACGGCACGGGTACCAAGGTGGGCGATCCCCAGGAGGTCAACTCCATCACCGACTTCTTCTGCAAGAACCCCCGTCCCAGTCCCCTGCTGATTGGCTCGGTCAAGTCCAACATGGGTCACTCGGAGCCCGCCTCCGGTGTCTGCTCGGTGGCCAAGATCCTGATCGCCATGGAGGAGGGCGTCATTCCCGGCAACCTGCACTACAACAAGCCCAATCCCGATCTCTACGGACTCGTCGACGGCCGCCTCAAGGTGGTGGACAAGAATTTGCCCTGGAACGGCGGCATCATTGGCCTGAACTCGTTTGGCTTCGGTGGCGCCAATGCCCACGTTATCCTGAAGTCCAATCCCAAGCCCAAGGCACTGACCCCCAAGGATGGGGCTTTGAAAGTGGTCCTCGCCTCTGGTCGAACCTTCGAGGCTGTGGAGCAGCTGCTGGAGTCCGCCAGCAACAACGCCGATGATGATGAGTACCTGCAGCTGATCAACGACATCCACTCGAAGGCCATTCCGAATCACTTCTTCCGCGGCTACGGAGTGGTGAGCAGCAAGGGCAGCCACCAGCGCGAGGTAATCGAGTCCTCGGATGAGAAGCGTCCCATTTGGTACATCTACTCGGGAATGGGCAGCCAGTGGGCCAGCATGGGCAAGGATCTGATGAAGATCGAGGCCTTCGCCAAGAGCATTCAGCGCTGCGCCGATGTGCTGAAGCCCGAGGGAGTGGACCTCATCGAAGTGCTCACCCGTTCCACCGACAAGAGCTTCGAGAATATCCTGAACTCCTTCATCTCGATCGCCGCCATGCAGGTGGCTCTGACGGATCTGCTCAGCTCGCTGGGCATTCATCCCGACGGCATCGTTGGCCACTCGGTGGGCGAACTGGGCTGTGCCTACGCCGACGGCTGCTTCACCCCCGAGCAGACCGTGCTGGCTGCCTACTGGCGAGGCAAGAGCATCCTGGACACCCAGCTGGCCAAGGGCAAGATGGCCGCCGTGGGACTGAGCTGGGAGGAGGCGCACAGCCGTGTGCCCAGCGATTGCTTCCCCGTGTGCCACAACAGCGAGGATAACTGCACCATCTCCGGACCGGAGGAGTCCATTGAGGCGCTGGTGGCCAAGCTGAATGCCGAGGGAGTCTTTGCCAAGGCAGTCAACTCGTCTGGATACGCCTTCCACAGCAAGTACATCGCCGAGGCTGGACCCAAGCTGCGCAAGAGCCTGGAGAAGATCATACCGAATGCCAAGAACCGCACCGCCCGCTGGATCAGCACCAGCATCCCGGAATCCGCCTGGAATACTCCGGTGGCCAAGCAATCTTCGGCTGCGTATCATGTGAACAATCTCCTCTCGCCTGTGCTCTTCCACGAGGCCCTGCAGCACGTGCCCAAGAACGCCATTTCCGTGGAGATTGCCCCGCACGGCCTGCTGCAGGCGATCCTCAAGCGCGCCCTGGGTCCGGAGGCCACCAATCTGAGCCTGGTGAAGCGCGGCCACGAGAACAACGTGGAGTTCATCCTCGCCAATGTGGGCAAGCTCTTTGCCGCCGGCGCCCAGCCGCAGGTGCTGAATCTGGTGAGGCCCATAAGCTACCCTGTGGGTCGTGGAACCCCCATGTTGAACTCCAAGGTGGGCTGGGACCACACGCAGAAGTGGTTCGTGGCCAAGTTCGGCAAGGAGACCTCTTCGGGTGAGACCATCGTGGAGGTGGACCTGTCCAAGGAGGACGATGCCTTCCTGGCGGGACACACCATCGATGGCAGGATCCTGTTCCCGGCCACCGGTTACATGACCCTCGCCTGGCAGACCTTCGCCAAGATGCGCGGCAGTGAGTTCCACAAGACGCCGGTGGTCATGGAGAACCTGGTCTTCCACCGCGCCACCATTCTCAACAAGAACGCCGTCGTGAAGTTTGGCATTAACTTTTTCGATGGAACCGGAGCCTTTGAGATCTGCGAGAGCGGCAGCCTGGCTGTTTCCGGCAGGATCAGCATTCCCGAGTCCATCGACAACGAGGAGCTGCCCCTGGAGGCGCAGACTCCCAGCGCCGTGGCCAAGGAGCTGGTCACCAACGATGTGTACAAGGAGCTGCGTCTGCGTGGCTACGATTATGCGGGTATCTTCCGCGGCATCACTCGCTCGGATACGGTGGCCTCCACCGGCAGGCTGCAGTGGGTGGACAACTGGATCAGCTTCATGGACACCATGCTGCAGTTCAGCATCCTGAGCAAGAACCTCCGGGAGCTGTACCTGCCCACTCGCATCGAGCGAGCGGTGATTAATCCCGCCAAGCACTTGGAGCTCCTGAGTGGCCTTAcgaaggaggagcagctggaaaGTGGACTGCCTGTTCAGTGGTACAGCGACATCAACGTGATCAAGAGCGGTGGCGTAGAGCTGCGCGGCCTGAAGGCCAATCTCGCCCAGCGTCGCCCGGGCACTCAGGCTCCTCCCACCGTCGAGCGCTATCAGTTTGTGCCCAACAACAACGCCGCCGATCTGCACGAGAACTCGGAGAAGGCGCGCCTGCACGCCTTGGATGTGGCCATCCAGCTGATCATTGAGAATTCGAGTGGAGCTGTGAAGCTAAAGGGCGTGGAGCTGGCTAATGGACGCAACCCAGATGTGCTGGTGGCCAATCGCCTGCTGCAGATCATCGAGGGTGAACCTGTGTTGACTGGCGATGTGGCCGTGGTCACCTCGAACGGCAATGAGGAGACCATCACCGCCGCTCTCGGGGATTCCGGTGTGCGCGTGGTGTCCAAGGATGTGCTGAAGGAGCCGGTAGAGCAGAACTGTCACTTTGTCTTTGGCATCGACGTGCTTTCGCGTCCGGACACGAAGACCCTGGAGAACTCCATCGCCAGCCTGCGCGAGAACGGCTTCCTGATCTTGGAGGAGACGCTACAGACTTATAACAAGACGGGACGTTCTCTGCTGGCCAAGTTTGGCTATGTGGCTGTCCAGGAACAGAGCCTGGGAGCCACCCGTGTCCTGGTACTCGCCCGTAAATCTGTGGATCTAAAGACCCGTAAATCTGTGGTAGTCATAGCCACCGAGCAGAACTTTGACTGGGTGGAGGATCTGAAGAGCGCTCTTGCCACTGCCAACAACGAGGAGCAGTATGTGTACGTCGTCTGCCAGGGAGAGGAGCTGTTCGGCGCCGTGGGTCTGATGACCTGCATCAAGAACGAGAATGGCGGCAAGCTGGCGCGCCTGGTCTTCGTGCAGGATGCCAAGGCCGAGAAGTTCTCGCTGAGCTCGAAActctaccagcagcagctggagaaGGACCTCATCTCGAATGTGCTGAAGAACGGAGCTTGGGGCACCTTCCGTCACCTGAAACTGGAGACCCAGCAGGCCACTCTCCAGGTGGAGCACGCCTATGTCAACGCTTTGGTCAAGGGAGATCTGGCCTCGCTCAAGTGGATCGAGGCAGCCCAGGCGGATACTGCTGCTACCATTGATAAGAATCTGGAGACCTGCACAGTTTACTATGCGCCCATCAACTTCCGCGACGTCATGTTGACCTCCGGCAAACTGGCCGCCGATGCTCTGCCCGGAGATCTTGCAGAGCAGGATTGCGTGCTCGGTCTGGAGTTCGCTGGACGCGACACCCAGGGTCGTCGCGTGATGGCCATGGTGCCGGCCAAGTCACTGGCCACCACCTGTGTGGCCAGCAAGCGGATGATGTGGCAGATACCCGAGAAGTGGACCATGGAGGAGGCCTCCACGGTGCCCTGCGTCTACTCCACCGTTTACTACGCTTTGGTGGTGCGAGGTCAAATGAAGAAGGGTGAAAAGATCCTGATTCACGCCGGATCCGGAGGAGTGGGTCAGGCGGCCATCTCGGTGGCCCTGGCCCATGGACTCACCGTCTTCACCACCGTGGGCAGCAAGGAGAAGCGCGAGTTCCTGCTGAAGCGATTCCCCAAGCTGCAGGAGCGCAACATCGGCAACTCCCGCGACACTTCCTTCGAGCAGCTGGTGCTGCGCGAGACCAAGGGACGCGGCGTGGACCTGGTGCTCAACTCGCTGTCCGAGGAGAAGCTGCAGGCCTCCATCCGCTGCCTGGGCTTGAATGGCCGCTTCCTGGAGATTGGCAAGTTCGATTTGAGCAACAACAGCCCACTGGGCATGTCGGTGTTCCTCAAGAACACCTCCTTCCACGGCATCCTGCTGGACAGCGTGATGGAGGGCGAGGAGGAGATGCAGAACCAGGTGGTCTCCCTGGTGGCCGAGGGCATCAAGAGCGGCGCCGTGGTGCCGCTGCCCACGTCCGTGTTCAACGACCAGCAGGTGGAGCAGGCCTTCCGATTCATGGCCTCCGGCAAGCACATCGGCAAGGTGGTGATCAAGGTGCGCGACGAGGAGGCGGGCAAGAAGGCGCTGCAGCCCAAGGCGCGCCTCATCAACGCCATTCCGCGCACCTACATGCACCCGGAGAAGAGCTACATTCTGGTGGGAGGACTGGGCGGATTCGGCCTGGAGCTGACCAACTGGCTGGTCACCCGAGGAGCCCGCTACATTGTGCTGACCTCGCGTTCGGGAGTGAAGACCGGCTACCAGGGTCTGATGATCCGCCGCTGGCAGGAACGTGGCGTCAAGGTGGTGATCGACACCAGTGATGTGACCACCGCCGCCGGAGCCAAGAAGCTGCTggaaaacagcaacaaactGGCCCTGGTGGGAGGCATCTTCAATCTGGCCGCCGTGCTGCGCGATGCCCTGATCGAGGATCAGACGGCCAAGGACTTCAAGACGGTGGCCGATCCCAAGGTGACGGCCACCAAGTACCTGGATCAGTACTCACGCTCCATCTGCACGGAGCTGGACTACTTCATCTGCTTCTCGAGTGTTTCCTGCGGTCGCGGCAACATTGGTCAGACCAACTACGGTTTGGCCAACTCGGCGATGGAGAGGATTTGCGAGCAGCGCCAGGTGAGCGGCTTCCCGGGCACCGCCATCCAGTGGGGAGCCATCGGCGATACGGGTCTGGTGCTGGAGAATCTCGGCGACAACGACACCGTGATTGGAGGAACCCTGCCGCAGAGGATGCCCTCGTGCCTGCAGACCATCGACCTGTTCCTGCAGCAGCCCCATCCCGTCGTCGCCTCCATGGTGGTGGCCGAGAAGCGCAAGTCCGACCAGTCGGCTGGCGTCAGCCTGATTGCCACCATTGCGAATATCCTGGGTCTGCGGGACACGAAGAACATCCAGGACGGAGCATCGCTTGCTGACCTCGGCATGGATTCGCTGATGAGCGCGGAGATCAAGCAGACGTTGGAGCGAAACTTTGACATTGTTCTGTCCGCCCAGGAGATCCGCCAGCTGACCTTCGGAGCCCTCAAGGCCATGGATGGCGGAGCTGAGGTCAAGCCAGccgcagctgctcctgctgccgctgcagcaGCCAGTGGCACAGACACGGCCATCAGCTCGGGAGGATCTTCGCGCACGGCCAGTCCGATGGGCGATGGCACCCAGGTGGTGTTCACCACGGCCCTCATTCCCACCAAGGCGATTGTGCAGCTGGAGACGAAGGCGCCGGAGAATACCAAACAGAGCCCCATCTTCTTTATCTCGCCCATCGAGGGCTTCGCCTCCGCCTTGGAGCCGCTGGCCAAGCGACTGGAGGTGCCCGCCTATGGACTGCAGTTCACGGAAGATGTGCCCTACGATTCCGTGGAATCGGCTGCCAAGTTCTTCATCAAGCAGCTGCGCACCGTCCAGCCAAAGGGTCCGTACAAACTAGCCGGCTACTCGTTCGGCTGCCTGCTCACCTACGTGATGGCTGGAATTCTGGAGGAGACCAACGAGGTGGCCAACGTGATCATGCTGGACGGAGCCCCCACCTACGTCAACTGGTACACGAGCAGCTTCAAGCAGCGCTACACGGACGGCAGCAATCGGGACAACGACAACCAGAGCTACGGTCTGGCCTACTTTGGCATCGTGCTGGCCAACATTGACTACAAGGCG cTGGTGCGACTGCTACTGGTGATCCCCACTTGGGAGGAGAAGCTCGAGAGGTTCGCTGAGCTGATAAGCAATGAGATCACCCAGCCCGCAGAAACG ATCAAGAAATCCGCCACTCTGTTCTACAAGAAACTGGAGCTGGCCGATGGCTATGTACCCTCGCTGAAGCTCAAGACGAGCGTGACCCTGGTGAAGCCCACAGACAACTCTGCCAAGCTGGACGAGGACTACCGCCTCAAGGAG GTCTGCACAAAGCCCGTTGAGGTTCACACCGTTGTCGGCAACCACCGCACCTTCCTCATCGAGGATCAGTCCTTGAAGACCATCCAGAGCATACTGAAGCGTCTGTTCAACTAG